One stretch of Sinomonas terrae DNA includes these proteins:
- the resB gene encoding cytochrome c biogenesis protein ResB, producing the protein MTLKTENEKTPKEPRKARQGKRDDIALPVLGFLGMLRWAWTQLTSMKTALFLLLLLAVAAVPGSLFPQRPVNPSVVTQYLKDHADYGPILDKLQMFDVYSSAWFSAIYLLLFISLIGCVIPRAIAHWKAWRSKPPRTPARLSRLPVYGTLVVPSEQQLGAEEAARQAAAALKKRGYRVDLRPASDDGGPGGKAALASVGAERGYLRELGNLCFHSGLVGVLISVAIGVLFGYSGQRTLVEGDTFVNTLVGYDQFNPGTDFQSSWLAPYSIQLDKFDVVYDRDSPGHFGQPLDFTAHLTTKDSPDGAAKTQDLKVNDPLSIGGTDVYLVGNGYAPVVTVRGGDGKIAYQGPIPSLPTDTVYTSTMVVKAPDAKPSQLGFVGFFLPTAVKDSNGVAYSADPDPLAPQLNLNSYVGNLGLDKGAPQSVYALDVSKLKQLNGPNLPTKGIVLNAGQSYTLPNGQGSISFDGLKRYVALDIHHNPGQVWALGFALFSLAGLIASLFVPRRRLWLRFGDHEDGRTMVEYGLLARGEDHGLAGEGKAVRAALAKAWNVADPAPGAPRGAVQAQNRTQSTSEKDM; encoded by the coding sequence ATGACCCTCAAGACTGAAAACGAGAAGACCCCGAAGGAACCGCGCAAGGCGCGGCAGGGGAAGCGGGATGACATCGCGCTTCCGGTGCTTGGCTTCCTCGGGATGCTGCGCTGGGCATGGACCCAGCTGACGAGCATGAAGACGGCCCTCTTCCTGCTGCTCCTCCTCGCGGTGGCCGCCGTGCCGGGGTCGCTCTTCCCGCAGCGGCCCGTCAACCCGTCGGTGGTCACGCAGTACCTCAAGGACCACGCGGACTACGGCCCGATCCTCGACAAGCTCCAGATGTTCGACGTCTATTCGTCCGCCTGGTTCTCGGCGATCTACCTGCTGCTGTTCATTTCGCTCATCGGCTGCGTGATCCCGCGCGCGATCGCCCACTGGAAGGCCTGGCGCTCGAAGCCGCCACGGACGCCCGCGCGGCTCTCGCGCCTGCCCGTCTACGGCACCCTGGTGGTCCCGTCCGAGCAGCAGTTGGGCGCCGAGGAGGCAGCCCGGCAGGCGGCCGCGGCGCTCAAGAAGCGCGGCTACCGCGTCGACCTGCGTCCGGCGTCCGACGACGGCGGCCCCGGCGGCAAGGCGGCCCTCGCCTCGGTGGGGGCCGAGCGGGGCTATCTCCGGGAACTCGGCAACCTCTGCTTCCACAGCGGCCTCGTGGGCGTGCTCATCTCCGTCGCGATCGGGGTCCTGTTCGGCTACAGCGGGCAGCGGACCCTCGTCGAGGGCGACACATTCGTGAACACGCTCGTCGGGTACGACCAGTTCAACCCAGGGACAGACTTCCAGTCCTCGTGGCTCGCGCCATACTCGATCCAGCTCGACAAGTTCGACGTCGTCTACGACCGCGATTCGCCGGGCCACTTCGGCCAGCCGCTCGACTTCACGGCGCACCTCACCACGAAGGACTCCCCGGACGGCGCCGCCAAGACGCAGGACCTCAAGGTCAACGATCCGCTGAGCATCGGTGGCACGGACGTCTACCTCGTCGGCAACGGTTACGCGCCCGTCGTGACTGTCCGCGGCGGCGACGGCAAGATCGCCTACCAGGGCCCGATCCCGTCGCTTCCGACCGACACCGTCTACACGTCGACGATGGTGGTCAAGGCGCCGGACGCGAAGCCGTCCCAGCTCGGCTTCGTCGGGTTCTTCCTTCCGACGGCGGTCAAGGACTCGAACGGGGTCGCGTACAGCGCGGATCCGGATCCACTGGCTCCGCAGCTCAACCTCAACTCGTACGTGGGCAACCTCGGCCTCGACAAGGGCGCGCCGCAGAGCGTGTACGCGCTTGACGTCTCGAAGCTCAAGCAGCTCAACGGGCCCAACCTGCCGACGAAGGGCATCGTCCTGAACGCGGGGCAGTCCTATACGCTGCCCAACGGGCAGGGCTCCATCAGCTTCGACGGACTCAAGCGGTACGTGGCGCTCGACATCCATCACAACCCGGGGCAGGTGTGGGCGCTCGGCTTCGCCCTGTTCTCCCTCGCCGGCCTCATCGCCTCGCTCTTCGTGCCGCGCCGCCGCCTGTGGCTGCGGTTCGGGGACCACGAGGACGGACGCACCATGGTCGAGTACGGGCTCCTGGCCCGTGGTGAGGACCA